From the genome of Paracoccus seriniphilus, one region includes:
- a CDS encoding M3 family oligoendopeptidase — MAGHMNFDSVEQTKGTAFGDLPEWDLNDLYPGPDSPELKSDLESLSTQVETFAKRYQGKLADLGPAEMLDCIREYEAIDIIAGQVMSYAGLRYYQNTTDADRAKMLGDLQARITDITTALVFFSLEFNRIPDETYEAVFAATDGPARYKPVFDRMRAMRPHQLSDELEQFLHDNSVVGAAAWNRLFDETTASLEFSVNGETMGLEATLNLLTEHDRDQREAAARALAKVFGDNIKLFSRIHNTLAKEKAIEDKWRKMPSPQHGRHLSNHVEPEVVEALRNAVTQAYPRLSHRYYALKAKWLGLDKLQIWDRNAPLPTDAPRTIGWDEARSTVLDAYAGFAPELAELAKPFFDKGWIDAAVKPGKAPGAFAHPTVTTVHPYVLLNYLGKPRDVMTLAHELGHGVHQRLAAKQGELLASTPLTLAETASVFGEMLTFRALLAKTTDPAQKKALLAGKVEDMINTVVRQIAFYDFECKLHAARAEGELTPDDINALWMSVQAESLGPVFEFMPGYETFWSYVPHFVHSPFYVYAYAFGDGLVNALYAAYEEGLPDFQAKYFDLLAAGGSKHHSELLAPFGLDASDPAFWDKGLSMIEGFIDELEALEQQA; from the coding sequence ATGGCAGGACATATGAATTTCGACTCGGTCGAGCAGACAAAGGGCACGGCTTTCGGCGATTTGCCAGAGTGGGACCTGAACGATCTTTACCCCGGCCCGGATTCACCCGAGTTGAAATCCGATCTGGAAAGCCTGTCAACGCAGGTCGAGACCTTTGCGAAACGCTACCAGGGCAAGCTGGCCGATCTCGGACCCGCCGAAATGCTGGACTGCATTCGCGAATACGAGGCCATCGATATCATCGCCGGACAAGTCATGTCCTATGCGGGGCTGCGCTATTACCAGAACACCACCGATGCGGACCGGGCCAAGATGCTGGGGGACCTGCAGGCCCGGATCACCGACATCACCACGGCACTGGTCTTCTTCAGTCTCGAATTCAACCGCATTCCGGACGAGACCTATGAAGCCGTCTTCGCGGCCACCGATGGTCCCGCACGCTACAAGCCGGTCTTTGACCGCATGCGGGCCATGCGGCCCCATCAGCTCTCGGATGAGCTGGAGCAATTCCTGCATGACAATTCGGTTGTCGGGGCCGCCGCATGGAACCGGCTGTTCGATGAAACCACCGCCAGCCTGGAATTCTCGGTCAACGGCGAAACGATGGGGCTGGAAGCCACCCTCAACCTGTTGACCGAACATGACCGTGACCAGCGCGAAGCCGCCGCCCGTGCGCTGGCCAAGGTGTTTGGTGACAACATCAAACTGTTCTCGCGCATCCACAACACGCTGGCCAAGGAAAAGGCCATCGAGGACAAATGGCGCAAGATGCCCTCGCCCCAGCACGGGCGACATCTGTCCAACCATGTCGAGCCCGAGGTTGTCGAGGCGCTGCGCAATGCCGTCACCCAGGCCTATCCGCGCCTGTCACATCGCTATTACGCGCTGAAGGCCAAGTGGTTGGGTCTGGACAAACTGCAGATCTGGGACCGCAATGCGCCCCTGCCCACCGATGCGCCACGCACCATCGGTTGGGACGAGGCCCGCAGCACCGTTCTGGACGCCTATGCCGGTTTCGCGCCGGAACTGGCCGAACTGGCCAAACCCTTCTTTGACAAGGGCTGGATCGACGCGGCCGTGAAACCGGGCAAGGCGCCGGGAGCATTCGCGCATCCGACGGTGACGACCGTGCATCCCTATGTGCTGCTGAACTATCTGGGCAAACCCCGTGACGTGATGACACTGGCACATGAACTGGGGCATGGCGTCCACCAGCGTCTTGCCGCCAAACAGGGCGAATTGCTGGCCTCGACCCCGCTGACCCTTGCCGAAACGGCCTCGGTCTTCGGTGAAATGCTGACATTCCGCGCCTTGCTGGCCAAGACCACCGACCCCGCGCAGAAAAAGGCGCTGCTGGCCGGCAAGGTCGAGGACATGATCAATACGGTCGTGCGCCAGATCGCGTTCTATGATTTCGAATGCAAACTGCATGCCGCCCGCGCCGAAGGCGAGCTGACCCCCGATGACATCAATGCCCTGTGGATGAGCGTTCAGGCCGAAAGCCTTGGGCCGGTCTTTGAATTCATGCCGGGCTATGAAACCTTCTGGAGCTATGTGCCCCATTTCGTGCATTCGCCCTTCTACGTCTATGCCTATGCCTTCGGCGACGGCCTGGTGAATGCACTTTATGCGGCCTATGAAGAAGGCCTGCCCGATTTTCAGGCCAAATACTTCGATCTGCTGGCCGCGGGCGGTTCGAAGCACCATTCGGAACTGCTTGCCCCCTTCGGGCTGGATGCCTCGGACCCGGCCTTCTGGGACAAGGGCCTGTCCATGATCGAAGGCTTCATCGACGAGCTGGAAGCCCTTGAGCAGCAAGCCTGA
- a CDS encoding dipeptidase codes for MAKRILILFGALIFAAAIAFFSLAPGYVENALNPLRMPEDGWPVSDNAQQLHQRLVIGDLHADPLLWDRDLLKRSTRGHTDIPRLLEGNVAVQVLTTVTKSPRGQNYEENEAGAADNITPLFIGQLRPVRSWFSLRERALVQASALNDMAERAPDRLRVIRSREDLAELLTARENGQRILGAVLGSEGGHPLEGDLANLDVFFDAGFRLIGLTHFFDNELGGSLHGKGGEGSGLSPFGRQVVTRMIEKGMIIDLAHASPRMVEDVLEIEGARPILSHTGIHSHCRTPRNLDDALMLRIARRGGIVGIGYWSDVVCGTTPADIAAAIEAAVALLGENHVALGSDYDGSVDAPFDAAHLAALTQALLDRGMSEAQIAKIMGGNMMRHLAETLPTDGKSVLAP; via the coding sequence ATGGCAAAACGGATTCTGATCCTTTTTGGCGCGCTGATCTTCGCCGCAGCCATTGCCTTTTTTTCACTGGCTCCTGGCTATGTCGAGAACGCGCTGAACCCGCTGCGCATGCCCGAGGACGGCTGGCCCGTCAGCGACAATGCGCAGCAGTTGCATCAGCGGCTGGTAATCGGGGATCTTCATGCCGACCCGCTGCTGTGGGATCGCGATCTGCTGAAGCGCAGCACGCGTGGTCATACCGATATCCCGCGCCTGCTGGAGGGAAATGTGGCGGTCCAGGTGCTGACCACTGTCACGAAAAGCCCTCGCGGCCAGAACTATGAGGAAAACGAGGCCGGGGCCGCCGACAATATCACCCCGCTGTTCATCGGGCAGCTGCGGCCGGTGCGGTCATGGTTCTCGCTGCGCGAACGAGCACTGGTTCAGGCCTCAGCCCTGAACGACATGGCCGAACGCGCGCCCGACCGACTGCGCGTGATCCGCAGCCGCGAGGATCTGGCAGAACTTCTGACCGCGCGCGAAAACGGACAGAGGATTCTGGGCGCAGTGCTGGGCTCGGAAGGTGGCCATCCGCTCGAGGGTGATCTGGCCAATCTGGATGTCTTCTTCGATGCAGGGTTCCGGCTGATCGGATTGACCCATTTCTTCGACAATGAACTGGGTGGCAGCCTGCATGGAAAGGGCGGCGAAGGTTCGGGCCTCAGCCCCTTTGGCCGACAGGTCGTGACGCGCATGATCGAAAAGGGGATGATCATCGACCTGGCCCATGCCTCTCCACGCATGGTCGAGGATGTTCTGGAGATCGAGGGCGCACGACCGATCCTGTCCCATACCGGCATACATTCCCATTGCCGGACGCCCCGCAATCTCGATGACGCCTTGATGCTGCGAATCGCACGAAGGGGCGGGATCGTCGGCATCGGCTATTGGTCCGATGTGGTCTGCGGCACGACCCCGGCGGATATTGCGGCCGCGATCGAGGCCGCCGTCGCCCTGCTGGGCGAGAACCACGTCGCCTTGGGTTCGGATTACGATGGCTCGGTCGATGCACCTTTCGATGCCGCGCATCTCGCGGCGCTGACCCAGGCCCTGCTGGACAGAGGCATGAGCGAAGCGCAGATTGCCAAGATCATGGGCGGCAACATGATGCGCCATCTTGCAGAGACCCTTCCCACGGATGGCAAGAGCGTTTTGGCCCCGTAA
- a CDS encoding phage Gp37/Gp68 family protein, whose amino-acid sequence MEAVLSEIEWTDTTWNPVAGCTAASSGCTNCYAMHMALRLEAMGMEKYQRLARRSGKRTVWTGAINLDEKSLEAPLKWRKPRKIFVNSMSDLFHERVPFDFVERVWQTMKNTPHHQYQILTKRPERMLEFTRDHLDAVLPNVWLGTSVESAETVARIDALSGTPAIIRFISFEPLIAPVGEVDLSNIHWAIVGGESGPQARPIKEEWIDEIHSLCKRYGTAFFFKQWGTWGKDNKKRSKKANGRLFRGKVWEEMPTFSVSP is encoded by the coding sequence ATGGAGGCTGTTTTGTCAGAGATCGAATGGACTGACACGACTTGGAACCCAGTTGCAGGGTGTACAGCGGCGTCGAGCGGATGCACGAACTGTTATGCGATGCATATGGCTCTGCGGTTGGAAGCAATGGGAATGGAGAAGTATCAAAGGCTCGCGCGGCGCTCAGGCAAAAGAACCGTTTGGACAGGTGCCATCAATCTGGATGAAAAGTCTTTGGAGGCACCGCTGAAATGGCGGAAGCCCCGAAAAATTTTTGTTAACTCCATGAGCGATCTCTTTCACGAGAGAGTGCCATTCGATTTCGTCGAAAGAGTTTGGCAAACAATGAAGAATACGCCGCACCACCAGTATCAGATCTTGACTAAAAGGCCTGAGCGTATGCTTGAGTTCACGAGAGATCATCTCGATGCGGTGCTTCCAAATGTTTGGCTGGGAACTAGTGTTGAAAGCGCGGAAACAGTTGCAAGAATTGACGCCCTTTCTGGCACTCCTGCAATAATCCGGTTTATTTCCTTTGAGCCGTTAATCGCTCCGGTTGGAGAGGTCGATCTAAGCAATATACATTGGGCCATCGTTGGAGGCGAAAGTGGACCGCAAGCGCGGCCCATCAAAGAGGAGTGGATTGATGAAATCCATTCTTTGTGCAAGCGTTACGGAACCGCGTTTTTCTTTAAGCAGTGGGGAACGTGGGGAAAAGACAACAAGAAACGCTCTAAGAAAGCCAACGGGCGGCTGTTTCGAGGGAAGGTTTGGGAAGAAATGCCTACATTCTCGGTGTCTCCATAG
- a CDS encoding three-Cys-motif partner protein TcmP, which produces MVKRQYDWKNGAKIGPHSKIKLEIIKEYIHEYVRVRCSLPQQERFRLSFVDGFCGAGAYECGTLGSPLMVLQTLKSVSAEVNLKRRVDGFKPIRFEFYMYFNDLSPVAIQTLRGSVDAFLQEHQDENGGAMFRVKYFEGDFGRNLPSISQMVLASRVRNTIFNLDQYGHADVSEDHLRTALSLTRSSEVFLTFSIKSFLAFISPARRQDTRIFDGRIADISLHKTKKEWLAAVERVVFEEFQALANFVSPFSINNKSGWEYWLVHFANSFRARQVYNDILHRKKNSQAHVGRSGLQMLRYNSIEDASLYLFDANSRCGAREELLADIPKFLKDCTPEASLSVADFFDQTYNQTPAHSDDLNSALIKSPEVEILTATGGRRRKPQMIKRTDTIRLAPQRSFHFL; this is translated from the coding sequence ATGGTTAAGAGACAGTATGACTGGAAAAACGGTGCTAAGATTGGGCCGCACTCCAAGATCAAACTTGAGATTATCAAAGAGTACATTCACGAGTACGTTCGCGTAAGGTGCAGTTTGCCTCAGCAAGAGAGATTTCGGCTGTCCTTTGTGGATGGTTTCTGCGGGGCTGGCGCATACGAATGTGGTACGCTCGGTTCACCCCTGATGGTGCTGCAAACGCTAAAATCAGTGAGCGCCGAGGTGAATCTCAAAAGGAGAGTAGACGGGTTCAAACCGATTCGCTTCGAATTCTACATGTATTTCAATGATCTTTCCCCCGTTGCTATACAAACCCTACGAGGTAGTGTTGATGCATTCCTGCAGGAACACCAAGACGAGAACGGCGGTGCAATGTTCCGCGTGAAGTACTTCGAAGGAGATTTCGGTAGAAACCTTCCAAGTATCTCTCAAATGGTATTGGCCTCTAGGGTTCGAAATACCATCTTTAATCTCGATCAATATGGTCACGCTGATGTATCTGAAGATCATCTTCGTACAGCTCTCTCGCTGACGCGATCCTCCGAAGTGTTCCTGACATTTTCTATCAAGTCTTTCTTGGCATTTATCAGCCCTGCGAGAAGACAAGACACGAGAATATTTGACGGACGGATTGCAGATATCTCCCTACACAAGACCAAGAAGGAGTGGCTTGCGGCAGTAGAAAGGGTAGTATTTGAGGAATTCCAGGCTTTGGCAAATTTCGTCAGCCCGTTCTCTATTAACAATAAAAGTGGGTGGGAGTACTGGCTGGTACATTTTGCAAACTCTTTCCGGGCCAGACAGGTTTACAACGATATTTTACACCGAAAAAAGAACTCGCAAGCGCATGTGGGTCGGTCCGGTTTGCAGATGTTGCGGTATAACTCTATCGAGGATGCGTCGCTGTACCTGTTCGATGCGAACTCACGGTGCGGAGCAAGGGAAGAACTTTTGGCTGACATACCTAAGTTCCTCAAAGATTGCACTCCCGAGGCTTCGCTATCAGTCGCAGACTTTTTCGATCAGACATACAATCAAACACCTGCCCATTCCGACGATCTTAACAGTGCACTAATTAAATCACCGGAAGTAGAGATTTTGACCGCAACGGGCGGGAGACGGCGGAAGCCACAGATGATAAAACGGACAGACACAATACGACTGGCACCACAAAGGTCTTTTCACTTCCTTTGA
- the dgt gene encoding dGTP triphosphohydrolase yields the protein MDWKKLMSATRRKDMHDDKGQSLNAGGDRTEFERDYDRVLFSTPVRRLADKTQVFPLEKNDSVRTRLTHSHEVSNIARSIGVALAHREGTKFNSAEYQRDLPSILATVGLAHDIGNPPFGHQGEYAIGDWFKKNQGTVFEFLECENLNFSSDEKKRMRLDFEKFEGNAQALRVLTKLQIMNDNFGLNLTCGALAALMKYPGTSEQQDRSNIATKKFGCFHSELDVLADIQKETGLKAGLRHPLTFLMEASDDIAYSVLDVEDAVKKGLISYRDLISYLEAGADGKPETDTVIKDVCTRADEQHKKHKDSKLSPNEVNDLSTQMFRVFAIGSMVSAVIEAFLERQSDIETGALKDDLISVSSAALLCEKLKTFALENAYKHRSVLELELEGHKVIHSIMDMLWPAIVSRGDPQEATKGHPGTPFEKYAYGRISENYRRVFESPNEALPLGYRRCQLLADMISGMTDGFALSFERELRELRC from the coding sequence ATGGATTGGAAAAAACTCATGTCCGCAACCCGGCGTAAGGACATGCACGACGACAAAGGGCAGTCGCTGAATGCAGGCGGGGATCGAACGGAATTTGAACGAGATTACGACCGAGTTCTTTTTAGCACCCCCGTTCGGCGGTTGGCCGACAAAACCCAAGTATTCCCGTTGGAGAAAAACGACAGCGTTAGAACGCGCCTTACTCATTCCCATGAGGTGTCCAATATTGCACGGAGTATTGGTGTCGCACTTGCTCATCGCGAAGGGACCAAGTTCAATTCCGCTGAGTATCAGCGTGATCTGCCATCAATTCTAGCGACAGTGGGGCTGGCACATGACATAGGCAACCCGCCGTTCGGTCATCAAGGTGAGTATGCCATTGGAGATTGGTTCAAAAAGAATCAGGGCACAGTATTCGAGTTTCTTGAATGCGAGAACTTGAATTTTTCCTCAGATGAGAAGAAGCGTATGCGTCTCGACTTTGAAAAGTTTGAAGGCAATGCTCAAGCGCTTCGCGTGCTCACCAAACTCCAGATTATGAACGATAACTTTGGGCTCAATCTTACGTGCGGTGCCCTGGCTGCTCTAATGAAGTACCCTGGGACTTCGGAGCAACAGGACAGGTCAAACATAGCAACAAAAAAATTCGGGTGCTTTCACTCCGAACTTGATGTGCTGGCGGACATTCAGAAAGAGACAGGGCTGAAAGCTGGGCTGCGGCACCCGTTGACCTTTTTGATGGAGGCTAGCGATGACATTGCTTACTCGGTATTGGATGTGGAAGATGCGGTCAAGAAAGGGCTGATTTCCTATCGAGACTTGATCAGCTATCTCGAAGCTGGGGCGGACGGAAAACCTGAAACCGACACGGTGATCAAGGATGTCTGCACGCGAGCGGACGAACAGCACAAAAAGCACAAAGACTCTAAGCTATCGCCGAATGAAGTAAATGATCTTTCAACCCAGATGTTCAGAGTATTTGCCATCGGAAGCATGGTTTCTGCGGTAATTGAAGCTTTCTTAGAGAGGCAATCCGACATCGAGACAGGTGCTTTGAAAGATGATCTGATCTCAGTATCAAGCGCAGCGTTGCTTTGCGAAAAGCTGAAAACTTTTGCACTCGAGAACGCCTATAAGCACCGAAGTGTTCTTGAGCTAGAACTGGAAGGGCACAAAGTTATCCATTCAATTATGGATATGCTTTGGCCTGCCATCGTTAGCCGTGGTGACCCCCAGGAGGCGACCAAAGGGCATCCTGGAACTCCTTTTGAGAAATACGCCTATGGACGTATCTCGGAGAATTATCGGCGAGTTTTCGAAAGCCCGAACGAGGCCCTGCCCCTAGGTTACCGCCGCTGTCAATTGCTTGCAGATATGATCTCTGGTATGACAGATGGCTTCGCACTAAGCTTCGAGCGGGAACTTAGAGAGCTTCGCTGTTGA
- a CDS encoding IS1182-like element ISPse1 family transposase, protein MAGFIDGIDREQATLFPERLEDWIGEDHLVRVVDLFVDELDLLALGFGRCVPARTGRPGYHPSVLLKLFIYGYLNRIPSSRRLEREAGRNVELMWLTGRLVPDHKTISDFRRDNGPAIRRTCAQFVELCRRIGVLKGDCVAIDGSKFKAVNNRDHNFTKNKIASRLAHLESDVERYIDEMVRIDRQEEGKARAEKVAHLARRYGRIRQEIARLKSMEKALADAPDGQISLTDPDARAMSTSARHSGMVGYNVQTAVDTETHLVVAHDVTNQGFDRDQLSPMATAAKEALQRDDLHAVADKGYFSGSQILACHQAGITTTVPRPETSGNRAKGMYVKADFAYDPARDVYTCPAGEELTYRYTREEDGLQVGRYWTNACQHCPVRHRCTSGKERRITRWDHEHLVDAMRERLSGDADPMTLRRCTVEHPFGTIKAWMGHTHFLTRRLKNVSTEMALNVLAYNIKRVIALIGLRRLMQAIPA, encoded by the coding sequence ATGGCGGGTTTCATTGATGGCATCGACCGGGAGCAAGCCACGCTTTTCCCCGAGCGTCTCGAAGATTGGATTGGGGAGGATCATCTGGTCCGTGTTGTCGACCTCTTCGTCGATGAGCTCGATCTTCTCGCGCTCGGGTTCGGACGCTGTGTGCCTGCTCGAACCGGTCGCCCGGGCTACCATCCATCCGTCCTCCTGAAGCTCTTCATCTATGGCTACCTGAACCGGATCCCGTCCAGCCGCCGCCTGGAACGCGAAGCCGGTCGCAATGTCGAGCTGATGTGGCTAACCGGTCGCCTGGTGCCCGACCACAAAACCATCTCTGACTTCCGGCGGGACAATGGCCCGGCCATCCGCAGGACCTGCGCACAGTTTGTGGAACTTTGCCGCCGGATCGGCGTGCTGAAGGGGGATTGCGTTGCCATCGACGGCAGTAAGTTCAAGGCAGTGAATAACCGCGACCACAACTTCACGAAGAACAAGATCGCCAGCCGTCTGGCACATCTCGAGAGCGATGTTGAGCGCTACATCGATGAGATGGTGCGCATAGACCGTCAAGAGGAGGGTAAGGCCCGGGCCGAAAAGGTTGCCCATCTCGCCCGTCGCTATGGCCGCATCCGGCAGGAGATCGCGCGGCTGAAGTCAATGGAGAAGGCTTTGGCCGATGCGCCCGACGGGCAGATATCCCTGACCGATCCCGATGCCCGCGCCATGTCGACCAGCGCCCGGCACAGCGGCATGGTCGGCTACAATGTGCAGACAGCGGTCGATACCGAGACGCATCTGGTCGTGGCACACGACGTTACCAATCAGGGTTTCGATCGCGACCAGCTCAGCCCAATGGCGACCGCCGCCAAGGAAGCCCTGCAGCGCGACGACCTGCACGCCGTCGCCGACAAGGGATATTTCAGTGGGTCTCAAATCCTGGCTTGCCATCAAGCGGGGATCACCACGACCGTGCCGCGCCCGGAAACCTCGGGCAACCGGGCCAAAGGTATGTATGTGAAGGCCGATTTTGCCTATGACCCGGCACGCGATGTCTATACCTGCCCCGCGGGTGAAGAGTTGACCTACCGCTACACGCGCGAGGAAGACGGGCTGCAGGTCGGTCGCTACTGGACCAATGCCTGTCAGCATTGTCCGGTTCGGCACCGCTGCACCAGTGGCAAAGAACGCCGGATCACGCGATGGGACCATGAGCATCTGGTCGATGCGATGCGCGAAAGGCTGAGCGGGGACGCGGACCCGATGACCCTACGCCGCTGCACGGTCGAACACCCGTTCGGCACGATCAAGGCTTGGATGGGGCACACCCATTTCCTGACGCGGAGGCTGAAGAATGTCAGCACCGAAATGGCGCTCAATGTTCTGGCCTATAATATCAAGCGAGTGATCGCGTTGATTGGCCTCCGGCGCCTGATGCAGGCCATTCCGGCCTGA
- a CDS encoding GFA family protein, translating into MENNPTTGQCLCGAVKFRILGEFESFFLCHCSRCRKDSGSAHSANLFSSTAKLIWVSGEAKIKTFRLPASRHMKSFCSDCGSALPVSQPEVGLLVVPAGSLDSPIDMQPNAHICCSSRADWDNDLSSIPRIDELPG; encoded by the coding sequence ATGGAGAACAATCCGACTACGGGACAATGCCTCTGCGGCGCAGTGAAATTCCGCATATTGGGAGAGTTCGAGAGCTTTTTCCTGTGCCACTGCTCCCGCTGCCGCAAGGATAGCGGTTCGGCCCATTCGGCAAACCTGTTTTCGTCCACGGCCAAGCTCATCTGGGTTTCGGGCGAGGCAAAGATCAAGACTTTCCGTCTCCCCGCTTCACGCCACATGAAAAGCTTTTGCTCCGACTGCGGATCCGCACTGCCTGTTTCCCAACCGGAGGTCGGTTTGCTTGTGGTTCCGGCAGGGTCGCTTGACAGCCCGATCGACATGCAACCCAACGCACATATCTGCTGTTCCAGTCGCGCGGACTGGGACAACGATCTGAGCTCCATCCCAAGGATCGACGAGCTTCCCGGCTAA
- a CDS encoding Hint domain-containing protein — MQLKIESCKSCRNCTLISPTGILMATFTSGTATEYAQQILGSGATINSVTQIGNGAQIRIFDDAADAVSQGVAPQNSGLIISTGNAYNFNDGDSTNDHLSDSLDSSGDAQLETTVGSGGSADAAGLVINFTANASGSFTVPFTFMTEEYPQYFNSGFSDAAAVYLDGVLVPISDQTGGYFNIDSTENGAYLSNGDTDDTLSYDSTDFNAIKTGVATLNVVEGQTYELKIVIADFGDSNYNSALMIGSDALFCFARGTLIETADGPRPVESLKPGDLVKTRDNGLKPVEWLGMTHVDAHRLADQPKLCPVRICAGALGQSADGESLPTRDLIVSPQHRVLVRSKIANRMADTPEVLVPAIRLTDLPGIEQYSPEQGVDYFHILFDRHEIVYSEGAQTESLYTGPEVLKSLSSEAREEISALFPELCDPENLAQPARPLFVAKKARKLVARHLHNKQPIYGDITL; from the coding sequence TTGCAACTCAAAATTGAATCATGTAAATCCTGCCGAAATTGCACACTCATTTCACCTACAGGCATCTTGATGGCAACTTTTACATCCGGAACGGCCACCGAATACGCGCAGCAAATCCTTGGATCCGGGGCCACGATCAACTCGGTCACCCAGATTGGCAATGGTGCGCAGATCAGGATTTTTGACGATGCAGCAGATGCCGTCAGCCAAGGCGTTGCACCGCAGAACTCTGGTCTGATCATCTCCACGGGCAACGCCTACAACTTCAACGATGGCGACAGTACCAACGATCATCTGAGTGACTCCCTCGATTCCTCGGGCGATGCTCAGTTGGAGACCACTGTTGGCTCAGGTGGCAGCGCGGACGCGGCCGGTCTGGTGATCAACTTCACTGCCAATGCCAGTGGGTCTTTCACTGTTCCGTTCACTTTCATGACCGAGGAATATCCCCAGTACTTCAACAGCGGGTTTAGTGACGCCGCCGCCGTCTATCTTGACGGTGTTCTGGTTCCGATCAGCGATCAGACCGGTGGTTATTTCAACATCGATTCAACCGAGAATGGCGCATATCTGAGCAATGGCGATACTGATGACACGCTGAGCTATGACTCGACAGACTTCAACGCGATCAAGACCGGCGTGGCCACGCTGAATGTGGTTGAAGGTCAGACCTATGAACTGAAGATCGTCATCGCCGATTTCGGCGACAGCAACTATAACTCTGCGCTGATGATCGGGTCGGATGCGTTGTTCTGCTTCGCGCGCGGCACATTGATCGAAACCGCGGACGGGCCGCGCCCTGTCGAGAGCCTGAAGCCGGGTGATCTGGTCAAGACCCGCGACAATGGGTTGAAGCCCGTTGAATGGCTGGGCATGACCCATGTTGATGCACATCGCCTGGCCGACCAGCCAAAACTCTGCCCTGTGCGGATTTGCGCCGGTGCGCTGGGGCAATCTGCCGACGGGGAATCACTGCCGACCCGTGACCTGATCGTGTCGCCACAACACCGCGTGCTGGTGCGCTCAAAGATTGCCAACCGGATGGCAGATACTCCGGAAGTGCTGGTGCCCGCGATCCGGCTGACGGACCTGCCCGGTATCGAGCAATATTCGCCCGAGCAGGGCGTAGACTATTTCCATATCCTGTTCGACCGTCACGAGATCGTCTACTCCGAGGGAGCCCAGACGGAGTCCCTGTACACCGGACCGGAAGTGCTGAAATCACTGTCGTCAGAGGCACGCGAGGAAATCAGCGCCCTGTTTCCCGAACTGTGTGATCCTGAAAACCTGGCTCAGCCCGCGCGACCGCTATTCGTCGCAAAGAAGGCGCGCAAACTCGTGGCGCGGCACCTGCACAACAAGCAACCGATCTACGGTGATATCACGCTGTAA
- a CDS encoding N-acetylmuramoyl-L-alanine amidase, whose protein sequence is MKRIIWHWTAGSHRASALDRDHYHLLIEGDGTVVYGTRPISANAAPLAANYARHTASLNTDSIGIAVCAMHGAVQSPFSAGQYPITEEQLHQLVRETARLAKGYGIPVSRQTILSHAEVQLTLGVKQAGKWDIAWLPGRTSATDPIGCGDHLRYLVAQELAGKSSPAAVADDPAPEADPKKSTPVAPALIFGGAIGAFAILKLMGVI, encoded by the coding sequence ATGAAACGGATCATCTGGCACTGGACCGCCGGATCGCATCGCGCCAGCGCGCTCGATCGCGACCATTATCACCTGCTGATCGAGGGCGACGGGACCGTGGTCTATGGCACCCGCCCGATCAGCGCCAATGCCGCCCCGCTGGCGGCCAATTATGCGCGCCACACGGCCAGCCTGAATACCGACAGCATCGGGATCGCCGTCTGCGCCATGCATGGGGCCGTGCAGTCGCCCTTTAGCGCCGGGCAGTATCCGATCACCGAAGAGCAGCTTCACCAACTGGTGCGCGAAACAGCGCGGCTGGCGAAAGGCTACGGGATCCCGGTCAGCCGCCAGACGATACTGTCCCATGCCGAGGTGCAGCTAACCCTTGGCGTGAAGCAGGCGGGCAAATGGGACATCGCGTGGCTGCCCGGCCGGACCAGCGCGACCGATCCGATCGGCTGCGGCGATCACCTGCGCTACCTGGTCGCCCAGGAACTGGCCGGCAAGAGCAGCCCGGCCGCTGTGGCCGATGACCCGGCGCCCGAGGCCGATCCCAAGAAATCAACGCCTGTCGCGCCCGCGCTGATCTTCGGCGGCGCGATCGGGGCATTCGCAATCCTGAAACTGATGGGAGTGATCTGA